One window of Nitrospira sp. genomic DNA carries:
- a CDS encoding type II toxin-antitoxin system RelE/ParE family toxin: MTFQVFLSEQAQRDLDSFPDKIVNQILTDCARLAGNPIPDGKRIKKLQGFKEVLYRLRAGDYRVVFKRSGIRIDIARILSKPDFQKTY, translated from the coding sequence GTGACCTTCCAGGTCTTTCTTTCCGAACAGGCCCAACGAGACCTCGACAGTTTCCCTGACAAGATCGTGAATCAGATTCTCACCGACTGCGCCCGTCTTGCCGGTAATCCCATCCCCGACGGAAAACGCATCAAGAAGTTGCAAGGCTTTAAGGAAGTGCTCTACCGATTGAGGGCCGGTGATTATCGAGTCGTGTTCAAGCGGTCCGGGATCCGCATCGATATCGCACGCATCCTCAGCAAGCCGGATTTTCAGAAAACCTACTGA
- a CDS encoding type II toxin-antitoxin system prevent-host-death family antitoxin, translated as MKFTNVRELKTKTSEMLRTVERGNTVLVTTHGRPTAMLVPVTEDDIEDALLAYSPKLRKKIEEGLRDIRAGRTMALSDYKVKRIRKKVRRA; from the coding sequence GTGAAATTTACCAACGTGCGGGAACTCAAGACCAAGACTTCCGAAATGCTCAGAACCGTCGAGCGAGGCAATACGGTCCTCGTGACCACGCACGGGCGGCCGACTGCGATGCTGGTTCCTGTGACCGAAGACGACATCGAGGATGCCTTGCTGGCCTATAGTCCAAAGCTTCGCAAGAAGATCGAAGAAGGCCTCAGAGATATCCGTGCGGGCCGAACGATGGCGTTGTCCGACTACAAGGTGAAGCGGATTAGGAAAAAGGTCCGGCGCGCGTGA
- a CDS encoding FAD-dependent oxidoreductase, which translates to MPETLSVQCCIAGGGPAGMMLGLLLARAGVSVVVLEKHADFLRDFRGDTLHPSTLEIMHELGLLERFLRLPHQKVMRINARFGDLEFTVADFSHLPTQCRYVAFMPQWDFLNFLVEVGSGYPSIHVRMSAEVTDVIETGGSVVGLRAETPKGPLNVRASLVVGADGRYSVVRKRAGLSVEEFGAPMDVLWFRLSRNPEDPVDPMGRFDAGRIFIMLNRGDYWQCGFVIAKGTLGEIRAQGLPLFRDSVAKLAPFAADRVHELQDWEPIKLLTVQVDRLRQWYKPGLLCIGDAAHAMSPVGGVGINLAIQDAVAAANLLDQPLREGRMTEADLAKVQARRVWPTQLTQQAQLIIQNRVIRHVLDSKGTLPAPWAVRLLARFPFLRRVPARLIGLGVRPERVRTPVGYPLS; encoded by the coding sequence ATGCCTGAAACCCTGTCGGTCCAGTGTTGCATTGCCGGAGGAGGGCCGGCCGGGATGATGCTGGGGCTCCTGCTGGCCCGGGCCGGCGTCTCGGTGGTTGTCCTGGAAAAGCACGCGGATTTTCTCAGGGATTTTCGCGGCGACACCTTGCACCCCTCAACGTTGGAAATCATGCACGAGTTGGGCCTACTCGAACGATTCCTGCGATTGCCTCACCAAAAGGTGATGCGGATCAACGCGCGGTTCGGAGATCTGGAATTCACGGTGGCGGATTTCTCTCATCTGCCGACCCAATGCCGTTACGTGGCCTTCATGCCACAGTGGGACTTTCTCAACTTTCTCGTGGAGGTGGGGAGCGGGTATCCAAGTATTCACGTCCGAATGAGTGCGGAAGTGACGGATGTGATCGAGACCGGAGGTTCAGTCGTAGGGCTTCGCGCTGAAACGCCGAAGGGGCCGCTGAACGTTCGGGCCTCGCTCGTTGTGGGGGCCGACGGCCGATACTCTGTTGTCCGCAAGAGAGCGGGGCTTTCTGTAGAAGAATTCGGTGCTCCGATGGATGTGCTCTGGTTCCGACTGTCACGCAATCCCGAGGACCCGGTCGATCCGATGGGCCGTTTCGATGCCGGCCGGATCTTCATCATGTTGAACCGAGGTGACTACTGGCAGTGCGGCTTCGTCATTGCCAAGGGAACACTGGGCGAAATTCGAGCGCAAGGCCTCCCGCTGTTCCGCGACAGTGTGGCGAAGTTGGCCCCGTTTGCCGCAGACCGCGTACACGAGCTACAAGACTGGGAACCGATCAAACTGCTGACCGTACAAGTCGATCGGTTGCGGCAGTGGTATAAGCCTGGGCTGCTCTGTATCGGAGATGCGGCTCACGCCATGTCGCCGGTCGGGGGAGTCGGAATCAACCTGGCGATTCAGGATGCGGTGGCGGCGGCTAATCTGCTGGACCAACCGTTGCGTGAAGGGCGAATGACCGAGGCGGATTTGGCCAAGGTGCAGGCCCGCCGTGTGTGGCCTACTCAGCTGACTCAACAGGCCCAACTCATCATCCAGAATCGCGTCATCAGACATGTGCTGGATAGCAAGGGTACGCTGCCAGCTCCTTGGGCCGTCCGGCTCCTTGCGCGGTTTCCCTTCCTTCGGCGTGTCCCTGCTAGGCTGATTGGCCTTGGCGTCCGGCCTGAGCGTGTACGAACGCCGGTCGGCTATCCCTTAAGCTGA